TTCGGCGCAGCAGGGGCGCTACAAAGCCAGCCAGCAGCAGCTAACGCTGACCGGCGGCATTGAAGCCCAAACCCAGGACCCGGCAGTGCGGCTGCAAACCCAACGGCTGCGCTGGTCGCTGGCCCAGCAGGAGCTCACTACCGATCACCGCGTGCGGCTCGAGCGCGAGCGCGCTGGCGCCCAGCCCGATGGGCTGGTTGCCGGGGGCGCAACCGTGGCGCTACCCGCCACCCGCGTGCAGTTGCAGGAGCGCGTCACGCTGCAATCGGTTGCCGATTCGCTGCAGCTGGCAACCGAGCGCGCCCTCTGGCGCCCCCAGGCACGCACGGTAACCTTCGAGCGCCCCGTTCGCGCTGTCGATCGCGATGCTGGGGTAACGCTCGAGGCCGCCCGCGGACAGCTCCAGCTCGAGGCCGAGACTATCCGCCTACGCGGTGGCGTGCGCGCCCGGCGCGAAGACGGGCAGGCTAAGCTCTACGCCCGGCAGCTCAGTTGGGATATTTCCCAGCAGCACCTGCGCGCCCAAGGCGAGGTCGCGTACCGGCAGCAAGATCCCCCGCTGGCGACTGCCGGCAGCACGGCAACCGGCCGGCTGGCGCAAAAGCAGATATCAGTGCAAGGCCAGTCTGGCGAGCAGCGCGCTGTGACTCAGATCGCGCCCCAATCGCCGTCCAGTCAGTAGCGCGCCCAGCGTTGGGGACGCTGCCGCCCGCTCGCCGCAGTGCAGGCGCTCAGGCAGCGTTTGATAGAATCTGTAGGGTTTAGCGACGCGCACGTTGGAATGGCAGCGACGCGGACGGCAATTGCGGTGGATGCCATGGGCGGCGATCGCGCCCCGGATGCGATCGTCGCGGGCGCGCTGCAAGCCGTGCCCGAGTTGGGAGTCGACGTGCTGCTGGTGGGCGTCCCCCAACAGCTAGAAGCCTCGCTAGAGCAGCACCTGGGCTCGGATCGCAACCGGCAGGACTGGCGCGAGCGCATTGAGGTCGTGCCCTCCGAGCCCGCCATCGGCATGGATGAGGAGCCCACCGTTGGCGTCCGGCGCAAGCCCCAGGCCTCTATTAACGTGGCGATGGATTTGGTCCGGCAGGCGCGGGCCGATGCCATCGTCTCGGCCGGCCACTCGGGCGCTGCCATGGCAGCGGCGATGCTGCGCTTGGGGCGCCTGCGCGGGATTGATCGCCCGGCCATTGGCACGGTGTTTCCCACCATGGACCCGGACAAGTCGGTCATCGTGCTCGATGCCGGCGCGATCGTCGACTGCCGCCCCAAGTACTTGGAACAGTTCGCCCTCATGGGGACGATCTACAGCCAGTACGCCCTGGATGTCGCCCACCCCAGGGTGAGCCTGCTCAACATTGGCGAGGAGGCCTCCAAAGGGAACGAACTCGCGCTCAAAAGCTACCAACTATTGCAGGCCAACCCTCAAATCCCGTTTGCGGGCAATGTTGAAGGGCGCGACGTTCTCTCGGGCCGATTCGATGTCGTGGTCTGCGACGGCTTTGTCGGCAACGTGCTGCTCAAGTTTGCCGAGGGGGCCGGCGAGGCAATCTTGCAGATCCTGCGCGAAGAGCTCCCTCGAGGTTGGCGGGGCAAGCTGGGGAGCGCGCTGCTGGCCCCCAATCTCAAGCGCGTCAAGCAGCGCGTCGATCACGCCGAGTACGGCGGCGGCTTGCTGCTGGGCGTAGCCGGTATCTGCATCATCAGCCACGGGGACTCGCAGGCCCCCTCGATTGCCAGCTCCTTGCACCTGGCAGCCGAGGCCAGCCAAAACCAGGTGCTCGAGCGCATCCGGGCCTGCGAGTCCCAAGCCAGCGACCGCGAACGCTCGGCAACGCCGCCCTCGGCCGATAGTGATCGCGTGGGCGAGGTGGAATCGAGCTAAGCGCTCGCCAGCGCCCCAGGAGAGGCCCCGTGGAGCAGCTAAGGTACGGCATTGCCATCACGGGCAGCGGCTCGGCAGCTCCGAGCACCGCGCTCGATAATGACGATCTCAGCCAGATCGTGGCGACCTCCGACGACTGGATCCGCCCGCGCACTGGCATCCGCGAGCGCCGCCTGGCCGCGCCCGAGGAATCGCTGACCGAGTTTGCGGCGCTCGCGGCCGAGCGCGCGCTCACCATGGCCGGCCTCTCGGCAGCCGAGCTGGATCTGATCGTGCTGGCCACCTCCACCCCAGACGACCTGTTCGGCAGTGCCAGCCACTTGCAGGCCTCGCTGGGGGCCTCGCGCGCCGTTGCCTTCGATCTGACCGCCGCTTGCTCAGGGTTTGTCTTTGGCTTGGTCACCGCCGCCCAGTTCGTGCGTACCGGCGCCTACCAAAACGTGCTGCTAGTCGGCGCCGATTTGCTCTCGCGCTGGCTGGATTGGACGGATCGCAGCACTTGCGTGCTGTTTGGCGACGGCGCTGGGGCCGCCGTGGTCCGCGCCCGCTCCGACGGCGAGGACGGCCTGCTGGGCTTTGAGATCTGCAGCGACGGCACCCAGTGCGATGCCCTGACCCTGAGCTGCGCCCCCAAGCCCCGCTCGCTGCTGGGCAACGTCCGCGTGGGCAGCGGTCACTACCAGGCGATCGCCATGCAGGGCCGCGATGTCTACCGCTTTGCTGTCGCCCAGGTACCGGAAGCGATCGCCAAGGCGCTCCACCGGGCGCAGCTGAGCTCGCAGCAGCTCGACTGGTTG
The window above is part of the Cyanobacteria bacterium QS_8_64_29 genome. Proteins encoded here:
- a CDS encoding 3-oxoacyl-ACP synthase gives rise to the protein MEQLRYGIAITGSGSAAPSTALDNDDLSQIVATSDDWIRPRTGIRERRLAAPEESLTEFAALAAERALTMAGLSAAELDLIVLATSTPDDLFGSASHLQASLGASRAVAFDLTAACSGFVFGLVTAAQFVRTGAYQNVLLVGADLLSRWLDWTDRSTCVLFGDGAGAAVVRARSDGEDGLLGFEICSDGTQCDALTLSCAPKPRSLLGNVRVGSGHYQAIAMQGRDVYRFAVAQVPEAIAKALHRAQLSSQQLDWLLLHQANQRILDAVAQRLEMPSERVVSNLARYGNTSAASVPLALDEAVRAGQIRSRDIVATAGFGAGLSWGAAIFRWGSDGGSDRQ
- a CDS encoding phosphate acyltransferase PlsX is translated as MAATRTAIAVDAMGGDRAPDAIVAGALQAVPELGVDVLLVGVPQQLEASLEQHLGSDRNRQDWRERIEVVPSEPAIGMDEEPTVGVRRKPQASINVAMDLVRQARADAIVSAGHSGAAMAAAMLRLGRLRGIDRPAIGTVFPTMDPDKSVIVLDAGAIVDCRPKYLEQFALMGTIYSQYALDVAHPRVSLLNIGEEASKGNELALKSYQLLQANPQIPFAGNVEGRDVLSGRFDVVVCDGFVGNVLLKFAEGAGEAILQILREELPRGWRGKLGSALLAPNLKRVKQRVDHAEYGGGLLLGVAGICIISHGDSQAPSIASSLHLAAEASQNQVLERIRACESQASDRERSATPPSADSDRVGEVESS
- the lptC gene encoding LPS export ABC transporter periplasmic protein LptC, whose protein sequence is MKRPAKRYGRLAALVLLWGVGGCGALSSPSAQTDSPAQASESAQDKRVVLENATLEHAGKRGQTRWKLQVERVRYSHDRQRAQLEGLRGNLYRQGELVLQVEAQQGKLARERQTLTFQGEIAATDPRNAVTIRSDRLAWQAQQGILVAPNRLSARTPQAAVSAQQGRYKASQQQLTLTGGIEAQTQDPAVRLQTQRLRWSLAQQELTTDHRVRLERERAGAQPDGLVAGGATVALPATRVQLQERVTLQSVADSLQLATERALWRPQARTVTFERPVRAVDRDAGVTLEAARGQLQLEAETIRLRGGVRARREDGQAKLYARQLSWDISQQHLRAQGEVAYRQQDPPLATAGSTATGRLAQKQISVQGQSGEQRAVTQIAPQSPSSQ